In Anopheles gambiae chromosome 2, idAnoGambNW_F1_1, whole genome shotgun sequence, a single window of DNA contains:
- the LOC1273350 gene encoding peroxisomal N(1)-acetyl-spermine/spermidine oxidase — translation MSEDGTATTSTDQTAETMSSKEKRKLKVIIVGAGMAGLSSANHLAKNGCTDFLILEGRNRVGGRIVSIDMGSQKIELGANWIHGVLGNPMFELAMQHGLISIINIPKPHKVVAATEDGKQVPFQILQEIYEAYVCFLRRCEEYFLCQYLPPPDIHSVGEHINLEVELYLDGVDCAKEKHLRKLIFDCLLKRETCITGCHSMDEIDLLELGSYTELQGGNIVLPSGYSSILKPLCDNLPNENIVLSCPVRRIHWKRKATRRAGGAATAAAADTILEEDEEEQDDGNESDDSDRTVTEVPVGAGGAEPTQEERRVGEEAARRIKSSTANVVVECENGAIYEADHVICTLPLGVLKEQAETLFVPALPQYKVESIDSLLFGTVDKIFLEYDRPFLNATISEIMLLWEQQQQQEDDGEGQERDGQWLKDNWYKKICSFSKVSDTLLLGWISGREAEYMETLSHEIVAERCTDILRQFLKDPFVPKPKRCVCTSWRKQPFSRGSYTAIAVGASQDDIDNIAQPLYSSPHQSKPSVMFAGEHTHANFYSTVHGAYLSGRTAAQILLTPDSPQEIVMESDSSDLSSWIQGIALD, via the exons ATGAGTGAGGATGGGACAGCGACCACCAGCACCGATCAGACGGCCGAAACGATGAGCAGCAAGGAGAAGCGCAAGCTCAAAGTGATCATAGTGGGCGCCGGGATGGCAGGCCTGTCGTCCGCGAACCACCTGGCAAAGAACGGTTGCACGGATTTTCTCATCCTCGAAGGGCGCAACCGTGTCGGCGGTCGCATCGTGTCGATCGATATGGGATCGCAAAAG ATCGAGCTCGGTGCGAACTGGATCCACGGTGTCCTTGGCAACCCAATGTTCGAGCTAGCGATGCAGCACGGGCTGATCAGCATCATCAACATACCGAAGCCGCACAAGGTGGTGGCCGCGACGGAGGACGGCAAGCAGGTGCCGTTCCAGATACTGCAGGAAATCTACGAAGCGTACGTGTGCTTTCTGCGGCGCTGCGAGGAGTACTTCCTGTGCCAGTACCTGCCCCCGCCCGACATACACAGCGTCGGCGAGCACATCAACCTGGAGGTGGAGCTGTACCTGGACGGGGTCGACTGTGCGAAGGAGAAGCACCTGCGCAAGCTCATCTTCGACTGTCTGCTGAAGCGCGAAACGTGCATCACCGGGTGCCACAGCATGGACGAGATCGATCTGCTCGAGCTGGGCAGCTACACGGAGCTGCAGGGCGGCAACATCGTGCTGCCGTCCGGGTACAGCTCCATCCTGAAGCCGCTGTGTGACAATCTGCCAAACGAAAACATCGTCCTGTCGTGCCCGGTGCGGCGCATCCACTGGAAGCGGAAAGCGACCCGGCGTGCCGGCGGTGCGGCTACCGCCGCCGCGGCCGACACGATCCTGGAGGAGGATGAAGAGGAGCAGGACGATGGCAACGAGTCGGACGATTCGGATCGAACCGTCACGGAGGTGCCGGTGGGGGCAGGCGGTGCTGAGCCGACGCAGGAAGAGCGCCGGGTGGGCGAGGAGGCGGCCAGGCGCATCAAAAGCTCCACCGCCAACGTGGTGGTGGAGTGCGAGAATGGAGCCATTTACGAGGCGGACCATGTGATTTGCACCCTGCCGCTGGGGGTGCTGAAGGAGCAGGCGGAAACGTTGTTCGTGCCGGCGCTGCCCCAGTACAAGGTGGAATCGATCGACAGCTTACTGTTCGGCACGGTGGACAAGATATTTCTCGAGTACGATCGGCCCTTCCTGAACGCGACCATCAGCGAAATTATGCTACTgtgggagcagcagcagcagcaggaggatgATGGGGAAGGGCAAGAGCGGGACGGACAGTGGCTGAAGGACAACTGGTACAAAAAGATCTGCTCCTTCTCGAAGGTTTCCgacacgctgctgctcggcTGGATATCGGGCCGGGAGGCGGAATACATGGAGACGCTCTCGCACGAGATCGTGGCCGAACGGTGTACGGACATTTTGCGCCAGTTTCTGAAGGACCCGTTCGTGCCGAAACCGAAACGCTGCGTGTGTACCAGCTGGCGCAAGCAACCGTTTAGTCGGGGCTCGTACACGGCCATTGCCGTCGGTGCGTCGCAGGACGATATCGACAACATTGCCCAGCCGCTCTACTCCAGCCCTCATCAATCGAAG CCCTCGGTAATGTTCGCCGGTGAGCATACGCACGCGAACTTCTACTCGACGGTGCACGGTGCCTACCTGAGCGGTCGAACGGCGGCCCAGATCCTGCTGACGCCCGACTCTCCGCAGGAGATTGTGATGGAATCGGACAGTAGCGATCTTAGCTCGTGGATTCAGGGCATTGCGCTCGATTAG
- the LOC5667408 gene encoding protein Aster-B, with amino-acid sequence MVSSPSERLATDSSDTTDEEPEKTEPPNTAECDSLHSGRQLVHTILPINVDVMFELLFSRSKFLTEFHEVRKTTDMVPGEWKLNKDGLKERVVTLTIAITQTIGPKNAHVTETQVMRKCSLPGQLYAIDVTAVQGGIPYADSFYVTQHYCMSRTVDNHTVFSVHAQVHYRKSIFGFVKGFIEKNTWVGLEDFYTSLLRNLQSEYCIPPAKGKGRRTRRSGHGQSKAMEESLILADHHHTKAKPIRVPAIVVGGGGVGGIGIGGGGGGGAPSKPASSGWRWIVAFMLLVLIVVNTTLYAKLLEMEDMERMSRLDNSEELDSLLLAKSVRTRNDWLTIFQQQESRYNDEMLEWQKVLSTVTEMLNKASVLCTKLCRMPDNGTASSGASGG; translated from the coding sequence ATGGTATCGTCACCCTCGGAACGGTTGGCCACGGATTCGTCCGACACGACGGACGAGGAGCCGGAAAAGACGGAACCACCGAACACGGCCGAATGCGACTCGCTGCACAGTGGCCGCCAGCTGGTGCACACCATCCTTCCGATCAATGTGGACGTAATGTTTGAGCTGCTCTTTTCCCGCTCCAAGTTTCTGACCGAGTTCCACGAGGTGCGCAAAACCACCGACATGGTGCCGGGTGAGTGGAAGCTCAACAAGGACGGGCTGAAGGAGCGCGTCGTCACGCTTACCATTGCGATCACGCAAACGATCGGGCCGAAAAATGCCCACGTCACCGAGACGCAGGTGATGCGCAAATGCTCCCTGCCCGGGCAGCTGTACGCGATCGATGTGACGGCGGTGCAGGGCGGCATCCCGTACGCGGACAGCTTCTACGTCACGCAGCACTACTGCATGTCGCGCACGGTCGACAACCATACCGTGTTTTCCGTGCACGCCCAGGTCCACTACCGCAAGTCGATCTTTGGCTTCGTGAAGGGCTTCATCGAGAAGAACACCTGGGTGGGGCTGGAGGATTTCTACACCTCGCTGTTGCGCAACCTGCAGAGCGAGTACTGCATACCGCCGGCGAAGGGCAAGGGCCGCCGGACGCGCCGCAGCGGCCATGGGCAGAGCAAGGCGATGGAGGAGTCGCTCATCCTGGCAGACCATCATCATACCAAAGCGAAGCCGATCCGGGTGCCCGCGATTGTGGTGGGCGGTGGCGGTGTGGGTGGGATTGGAattggtggtggcggtggtggtggcgctcCATCGAAACCGGCCAGCAGTGGATGGCGATGGATCGTCGCGTtcatgctgctggtgctgatcgTCGTCAATACGACACTGTACGCGAAGCTGCTCGAGATGGAGGATATGGAGCGGATGTCCCGGTTGGATAATAGCGAGGAGCTGGACTCGCTACTGCTAGCGAAGAGCGTCCGGACGCGCAACGATTGGTTGACGATCTTCCAGCAGCAGGAGTCCCGGTACAACGACGAAATGCTCGAATGGCAGAAGGTCCTGTCCACGGTGACGGAGATGCTGAACAAGGCGAGCGTGCTCTGCACCAAGCTGTGCCGGATGCCGGACAATGGTACGGCCAGCAGTGGCGCCAGTGGTGGGTAA
- the LOC1273349 gene encoding symplekin: MENLLRGSSSFSEAAMLFTDEKIASARTKIVEALNEAQLATSGQKCEIIAKVQELLLHTDVELLNEFLENMLVLAHDPVAEVRKAIAGFIDEICKQHIAMLPKVVGPMFSLLRDSAPVVTKRVIQGCGSIYRLAIQWICQLDDIPEEVEQAWNTLCLMKISILDMIDHDNDGIRTNAIKFLEGVVILQTYPDEDSQKRENDFSLEDVPLTMKQIRRRKLEDEATNIFELLLQFHGASHISSVNLIACTGTLCTIAKLRPSTMTRVVEALKHLHSNLPPTLTNSQVSSVRKNLKMQFLNLLKHPASFEHQATIAQILVDLGASNGEITRAIPKLDKREQQRRAKRALENSMASQLAAKRAKVDGQARKERDDGGTVGESPRDQPRTMEIDYEELNEQKSRSTKQNEQFLLEVLPKTDLVVQLVLSNMDKLTEQMLQSAKPAAVLTVEQYIQKIAQTLAAQMSEVKAGPGASAFTKDPPMKVRISDEEEKSIILSGKRKPVDPSATPLPPSIGEEDLPEGGAGLPEEDEDDEALSEEDRQKLEATRKLRETLERVKGGTATGEPKLRQRIKMLKLQEITKPLPKATKETFLLDAVVRILKAERQALVGGVSMQRNRIITAFGASFINPVRDVIMEHILEDLPKRIELAFSWIFEEYGLMQGFTRYTHVKHDNGPQYPYTQLLVRLVTNVTERPKDTFRQKESLLKRLYLEAPMLPQELIDMLVRMCELEELVDCGMQIVKDLLIRRPPREKQYLDILLKYAYYENGTIREKAIEYVMSVFAVHRIMTEDIEKKALVWLAHLENELPPESMFAAEYGRAEHPRTWTEELAKVCLGLFLEVMVYDQTLLMRFSEVYIKATSEMKRAVIRAIEGPIRKIGSESEELLRLIEQCPKGSETIIIRIIYILTEKSLPSPDLVERVRTLHQTKVSDVRLLIPVINGLTKKEILSALPKLIKLNPGVVKEVFNRLLGIGVEYGPAELPLTSVELLVALHTIETSKVELKFIVKATSLCLAEKEVYTHDVLGSVLQQLVEITPLPTLLMRTVIQSLTLHPRLAGFVTNLLQRLILKQVWKQKVVWDGFIKCAQRLTPQSLGVLIQLPAQQLQDAITICPEFREPMLEHAREIMEHQIGHVSQQVMDVLLGISPYSTTESADLQIVGNYSEEAPMSSHMPVKIKQEKDVEPPAAPTPPQSKE; encoded by the exons ATGGAGAACCTACTGCGAGGGTCGTCTAGCTTCAGCGAGGCTGCGATGCTATTTACCGACGAAAAGATTGCCAGTGCTAGAACCAAG ATCGTCGAAGCGCTGAACGAGGCGCAGCTGGCAACGAGCGGCCAGAAGTGTGAAATCATTGCCAAAGTACAGGAGCTGCTCCTACACACCGATGTGGAACTGTTGAACGAGTTTCTGGAAAACATGCTGGTGCTTGCGCACGACCCGGTGGCCGAAGTGCGGAAAGCGATCGCCGGCTTTATAGACGAAATCTGCAAGCAGCACATCGCGATGCTGCCGAAGGTGGTGGGCCCaatgttttcgctgctgcgCGACTCGGCCCCGGTCGTGACGAAGCGCGTGATACAGGGCTGCGGTTCGATCTACCGGCTGGCGATCCAGTGGATCTGCCAGCTGGACGACATACCGGAGGAGGTGGAGCAGGCCTGGAACACGCTCTGTCTGATGAAGATTTCCATCCTGGACATGATCGACCACGACAACGACGGCATACGGACGAATGCGATCAAGTTCCTAGAGGGTGTCGTCATCCTGCAGACCTACCCGGACGAGGATAGCCAGAAGCGCGAGAACGACTTCTCGCTCGAGGACGTACCGCTCACGATGAAGCAGATCCGCCGCCGGAAGCTGGAGGACGAAGCGACCAACATCTTTGAGCTGTTGCTACAGTTTCACGGTGCGTCCCACATATCCTCGGTGAATCTGATTGCCTGTACCGGCACACTGTGCACGATTGCGAAGCTACGCCCATCCACGATGACGCGCGTGGTCGAGGCGCTGAAACATCTGCACTCCAACCTGCCGCCAACGCTCACCAACTCGCAGGTCAGCTCGGTACGGAAGAATCTGAAGATGCAGTTTCTGAATCTGCTCAAGCATCCGGCCAGCTTCGAGCACCAGGCAACGATTGCGCAGATACTGGTCGATCTCGGTGCGTCGAACGGTGAGATTACGCGTGCCATTCCGAAGCTGGACAAAcgggagcagcagcggcgggcGAAACGTGCACTCGAAAACTCGATGGCATCGCAGCTCGCGGCCAAGCGTGCCAAGGTGGACGGGCAGGCACGAAAGGAAAGGGATGACGGCGGGACGGTGGGTGAGTCGCCGCGCGATCAGCCGCGCACGATGGAGATCGATTATGAGGAGCTGAACGAGCAGAAGAGTCGCTCCACCAAGCAGAACGAACAGTTTCTGCTCGAGGTGCTGCCAAAGACGGACCTCGTCGTCCAGCTAGTGCTCTCGAACATGGACAAGCTGACCGAACAGATGCTGCAGAGTGCGAAACCCGCCGCCGTGCTGACGGTCGAACAGTACATCCAGAAGATCGCCCAAACGCTGGCCGCCCAGATGAGCGAAGTGAAGGCCGGGCCCGGTGCGAGCGCCTTCACGAAAGATCCCCCGATGAAGGTGCGCATCAGCGACGAGGAGGAGAAAAGTATTATCCTTTCCGGCAAACGGAAGCCGGTCGATCCGTCGGCAACGCCACTTCCTCCCTCGATTGGGGAGGAAGATCTGCCGGAGGGCGGTGCCGGTCTACCGGAGGAGGACGAAGACGACGAGGCACTGTCGGAGGAGGATCGCCAAAAGCTGGAAGCGACCCGCAAGTTGCGCGAAACGCTCGAACGCGTCAAGGGCGGTACGGCGACGGGCGAACCGAAGCTAAGGCAGCGCATCAAGATGCTGAAGCTGCAGGAAATCACGAAACCGCTGCCGAAAGCGACCAAGGAAACGTTCCTGCTCGATGCGGTCGTGCGGATACTCAAAGCGGAACGGCAGGCCCTGGTCGGTGGGGTGAGCATGCAGCGGAATCGTATCATCACCGCGTTCGGTGCGTCCTTCATCAACCCGGTGCGGGACGTGATCATGGAGCACATACTGGAGGATCTGCCGAAGCGCATCGAGCTGGCGTTTTCCTGGATCTTCGAAGAGTACGGGCTGATGCAGGGGTTCACGCGCTACACGCACGTCAAGCACGACAATGGGCCGCAGTATCCGTACACGCAGCTGCTGGTGCGCCTCGTCACGAACGTGACCGAGCGGCCGAAGGATACGTTCCGCCAGAAGGAATCTCTGCTCAAGCGGCTCTACCTGGAGGCGCCGATGCTGCCCCAGGAGCTGATCGATATGCTCGTGCGGATGTGCGAGCTGGAGGAGCTGGTCGATTGTGGCATGCAGATCGTGAAGGATTTGCTGATCCGGCGGCCACCGAGGGAGAAGCAGTATTTGGACATTCTGCTCAAGTACGCGTACTACGAGAATGGGACGATCCGGGAGAAAGCGATCGAGTACGTGATGAGCGTGTTTGCCGTGCATCGCATCATGACGGAGGACATCGAGAAGAAGGCCCTCGTCTGGTTGGCCCATCTGGAGAACGAGCTGCCGCCGGAGTCGATGTTTGCGGCCGAGTACGGCCGAGCGGAACATCCGCGCACGTGGACggaggagctggcgaaggtTTGCCTGGGCCTGTTTCTGGAGGTGATGGTGTACGATCAGACGCTGCTCATGCGCTTCTCGGAGGTGTACATTAAGGCGACGTCGGAGATGAAGCGCGCCGTGATACGGGCGATCGAGGGCCCGATCCGGAAGATTGGCTCGGAAAGCGAGGAGCTGCTGCGGCTGATCGAACAGTGCCCGAAGGGCTCGGAAACGATCATCATACGCATCATCTACATCCTCACGGAGAAAT ccCTTCCTTCGCCGGATCTTGTGGAGCGTGTGCGCACCCTGCACCAAACGAAGGTATCCGACGTGCGATTGCTCATCCCCGTCATCAATGGGCTGACGAAGAAGGAGATCCTATCGGCACTGCCCAAACTGATCAAACTGAACCCGGGCGTCGTCAAGGAGGTATTCAATCGGCTCCTGGGCATCGGCGTCGAGTACGGGCCGGCCGAGCTGCCGCTCACCTCGGTCGAGCTGCTCGTCGCCCTGCACACGATCGAGACGAGCAAGGTGGAGCTGAAGTTTATCGTGAAAGCAACCTCCCTGTGCCTGGCCGAGAAGGAAGTGTACACGCACGATGTGTTGGGGagtgtgctgcagcagctggtcGAGATTACGCCGCTACCAACGCTACTGATGCGCACGGTGATCCAGTCGCTAACGCTTCACCCGCGGCTGGCCGGCTTCGTGACGAACCTGCTGCAGCGGCTCATCCTCAAGCAGGTGTGGAAGCAGAAGGTGGTGTGGGATGGCTTCATCAAGTGCGCCCAGCGCCTGACGCCCCAAAGCCTCGGTGTGTTGATACAGCTGCCGgcgcagcagctgcaggacgCGATCACCATCTGTCCCGAGTTCCGCGAGCCGATGCTGGAGCATGCGCGCGAAATCATGGAGCACCAGATTGGGCACGTGTCGCAGCAGGTGATGGACGTGCTGCTCGGCATCTCGCCCTACTCGACGACGGAATCGGCCGACCTACAGATTGTT GGTAACTACAGCGAAGAGGCGCCAATGTCCTCCCACATGCCGGTGAAAATTAAGCAGGAAAAGGATGTGGAACCACCTGCCGCTCCAACACCGCCACAAAGCAAGGAGTAG